In Halovivax gelatinilyticus, the following are encoded in one genomic region:
- a CDS encoding alpha/beta fold hydrolase: MQTVTRDGTELAYDVDGPVDGEPVVFLSGLGYGRWMWRFQRDALADSHRTIRIDNRGAGDSDEPEGPYSIDEMAADVEAVLDAEGIARAHVVGASMGGMIAQRYAIEYDRAATLSLLCSSPGGPDAEPIPEETQEVLVSVPESADEREAIKHRMAVAVSPTFYEDDPDLVSRIVDWRLESDASEAARAAQAAAVMAFDASDELDRISIPTLVAHGTADRVLPVENGRLLAESIPNATFEPFDGAHHLFFIEEAEAVTDRLRTFLGAISPVDA, from the coding sequence ATGCAGACGGTCACACGCGACGGAACCGAGCTGGCGTACGACGTCGACGGACCGGTCGACGGCGAGCCGGTGGTATTTCTCTCGGGGCTGGGCTACGGTCGCTGGATGTGGCGATTCCAGCGGGACGCCCTCGCCGATTCGCACCGGACGATCCGAATCGACAACCGGGGTGCGGGCGACTCCGACGAACCGGAGGGCCCGTACTCGATCGACGAGATGGCCGCCGACGTCGAGGCGGTGCTCGACGCGGAGGGGATCGCTCGTGCGCACGTCGTCGGCGCGAGCATGGGCGGAATGATCGCCCAGCGCTACGCGATCGAGTACGATCGAGCGGCGACGCTCTCGCTTCTGTGTAGTTCGCCGGGCGGCCCGGACGCCGAACCGATTCCCGAGGAGACCCAGGAAGTGCTGGTCTCGGTGCCCGAGTCTGCCGACGAGCGCGAGGCGATCAAACACCGAATGGCGGTGGCCGTCTCGCCGACGTTCTACGAGGACGACCCCGATCTCGTCTCCCGAATCGTCGACTGGCGTCTCGAAAGCGACGCCAGCGAGGCCGCGCGAGCGGCCCAGGCGGCGGCCGTGATGGCGTTCGACGCGAGCGACGAGCTAGACCGGATCTCGATCCCGACGCTCGTCGCCCACGGGACGGCCGATCGCGTTCTCCCCGTCGAGAACGGTCGCTTGCTGGCCGAGTCGATCCCGAACGCGACGTTCGAACCGTTCGACGGCGCCCACCACCTCTTCTTCATCGAGGAGGCCGAGGCGGTGACGGATCGACTTCGAACGTTCCTGGGAGCGATCTCGCCGGTGGACGCATGA
- a CDS encoding MaoC family dehydratase, producing MPAASPGDVATASRTATRDRIERFAEVTGDDNPLHVDERYAGGGFFGEPVAHGMFAAGVVSSALASLDGDVIYVSQDLQFLAPVYVDQTVTATVEVSENLSGDRLRVETIAETDEETVVTGEAVILSLEREGGGRLPSR from the coding sequence ATGCCAGCAGCCAGCCCCGGAGACGTCGCCACGGCGAGCCGAACGGCGACTCGCGACCGCATCGAACGGTTCGCCGAGGTCACCGGAGATGACAATCCACTGCACGTAGACGAACGCTACGCCGGAGGCGGCTTTTTCGGCGAGCCGGTCGCCCACGGCATGTTCGCCGCCGGCGTGGTCTCTAGCGCGCTCGCCTCGCTCGACGGCGACGTCATCTACGTCTCACAGGACCTCCAGTTTCTCGCCCCCGTCTACGTGGATCAGACCGTCACCGCGACAGTCGAAGTGAGCGAGAATCTGAGTGGCGACCGACTGCGCGTCGAAACTATCGCCGAAACGGACGAAGAGACCGTCGTCACCGGCGAAGCGGTCATCCTCTCGCTCGAACGCGAGGGAGGCGGTCGCCTACCCAGTCGGTAG
- a CDS encoding RNA-guided pseudouridylation complex pseudouridine synthase subunit Cbf5: protein MTLRPPPDDRSPAELLEFGVVNLDKPAGPSSHQVSAWIRDAVDETLSAAGDSPIERAAHAGTLDPKVTGCLPVMLGDATRLAPVFLEGQKEYVAVLECHAPVPTDVETVLAEFEGPIYQKPPRKSAVSRRLRVREIYALEALEVDDRRVLLRIRCESGTYVRKLCHDIGLALGTGGHMGDLRRTATDPFDDRDLVSATDLIDALAFWLEDDEPEAVSEVVDPAERVLVDLPSVTIAESAAREVANGAPVYAPGVLAVEGVDESTADGSTEAPLVACYTPEGSAICLGRLVGDPDAESGTVVELERVLV from the coding sequence ATGACACTTCGCCCCCCACCGGACGACCGATCGCCGGCAGAACTACTCGAATTCGGCGTCGTCAACCTCGATAAGCCGGCCGGCCCCTCCTCGCACCAGGTGAGCGCCTGGATCAGAGACGCCGTCGACGAGACGCTCTCTGCGGCGGGCGATTCGCCGATCGAACGGGCCGCCCACGCCGGGACGCTCGATCCGAAGGTGACCGGCTGTCTACCGGTCATGCTCGGTGACGCGACCAGGCTCGCGCCGGTCTTTCTGGAGGGGCAAAAGGAGTACGTCGCCGTCCTGGAGTGTCACGCGCCGGTGCCGACCGACGTCGAGACGGTCCTCGCGGAGTTCGAAGGACCGATCTACCAGAAACCGCCGCGAAAGAGCGCCGTCTCCCGTCGCCTCCGCGTCCGGGAGATCTACGCACTGGAGGCGCTCGAAGTCGACGATCGCCGGGTCCTGCTTCGAATTCGGTGTGAGAGTGGCACCTACGTACGAAAACTCTGTCACGACATCGGTCTGGCGCTCGGCACTGGTGGTCACATGGGCGATCTCAGACGGACGGCGACCGACCCGTTCGACGACCGAGACCTCGTCAGCGCCACGGACCTGATCGACGCGCTCGCGTTCTGGCTCGAAGACGACGAGCCGGAGGCGGTGTCCGAGGTGGTCGATCCGGCCGAACGGGTGCTCGTCGACCTGCCGTCGGTAACGATCGCCGAGAGTGCGGCCCGCGAGGTGGCCAACGGCGCGCCGGTGTACGCGCCGGGCGTCCTCGCGGTCGAGGGGGTCGACGAATCGACGGCCGACGGTTCGACGGAGGCCCCGCTCGTCGCCTGTTACACGCCGGAGGGGTCGGCCATCTGTCTGGGTCGGCTCGTCGGCGACCCCGACGCCGAGTCGGGGACCGTCGTCGAGTTAGAACGCGTGCTGGTGTGA
- the cmk gene encoding (d)CMP kinase, with product MLLTVSGPPGSGKSTTAALLAEHFELEHVSGGDIFRELADERGYTPLEFNKLAEENEGIDRDLDRRLREVAIERDGLVLESRLAGWLAGEHADFRFWLDAPAAVRGERIADREDKDPVNATEETRAREASEAQRYEEYYGIDIEDLKPYDLSVNTARWEPDAVLDMLVTAVEEYDPVGDEGKVPIELAIEL from the coding sequence ATGTTACTCACCGTCTCCGGTCCGCCAGGGAGCGGAAAGAGCACCACGGCCGCGTTGCTCGCCGAGCACTTCGAACTCGAGCACGTGAGCGGTGGCGACATCTTCCGCGAACTCGCCGACGAGCGTGGCTACACCCCGCTCGAGTTCAACAAGCTCGCCGAGGAGAACGAGGGGATCGATCGCGACCTCGACCGTCGGCTGCGAGAGGTGGCCATCGAGCGTGACGGCCTCGTCTTGGAGTCGCGCCTGGCCGGGTGGCTCGCCGGCGAGCACGCCGACTTTCGCTTCTGGCTCGACGCGCCGGCGGCCGTCCGCGGCGAGCGGATCGCCGACCGCGAGGACAAAGATCCCGTCAACGCTACTGAAGAGACGCGCGCCCGCGAAGCGAGTGAGGCACAACGATACGAGGAGTACTACGGGATCGACATCGAGGATCTCAAGCCGTACGACCTCTCGGTCAACACGGCCCGCTGGGAACCCGACGCCGTACTCGACATGCTCGTCACGGCGGTCGAGGAGTACGACCCCGTCGGAGACGAAGGGAAAGTCCCCATCGAACTGGCAATCGAGCTGTAA
- a CDS encoding DUF106 domain-containing protein, giving the protein MTRTAEKVSTLLREDEEMEAALESIRERADENGGEVDWADVSDDLTSGQWGRIIEKGVLVDGDEGFEIADREAYDEALDGDGDDGPIGGVEIDTDASKWTQWDKLAGVISLLLMFGYWTDTVRDAVGSSINFLVAPLDAALPFYAVILSVALITGLWSALIQSVVMDPERMGKYQKRMKAMGDKRKEAQKALKEAEEREAPEAEIERLENELDRVQEEQMEAMAENLGMFKDQFRMMVWVMLFVIPLFLWMYWKLHGNHADALTGVEQQMVMPLAGEVTLSSGIIGPMPGWIVWYFLCSLGFSQLLRKALNINLSPDSS; this is encoded by the coding sequence ATGACGCGCACGGCGGAGAAAGTGAGTACGCTCCTTCGCGAAGACGAGGAGATGGAGGCGGCCCTCGAGTCAATCCGCGAGCGCGCAGACGAGAACGGGGGCGAGGTCGACTGGGCGGACGTCAGCGACGACCTCACCAGTGGCCAGTGGGGCAGAATCATCGAGAAAGGCGTCCTCGTCGACGGCGACGAGGGCTTCGAGATCGCCGACCGGGAAGCCTACGACGAGGCGTTAGATGGCGACGGGGATGACGGACCGATCGGCGGCGTCGAGATCGACACCGACGCCTCGAAGTGGACCCAGTGGGACAAACTCGCCGGCGTCATCTCGCTGTTGTTGATGTTCGGCTACTGGACCGACACCGTCCGCGACGCCGTCGGCAGTTCGATCAACTTCCTCGTCGCGCCGCTCGACGCCGCGTTGCCGTTCTACGCGGTCATCCTCTCGGTCGCGCTCATCACCGGACTGTGGTCCGCCCTGATCCAGTCCGTCGTGATGGACCCAGAGCGCATGGGCAAGTATCAAAAGCGGATGAAAGCGATGGGCGATAAGCGAAAGGAAGCTCAGAAGGCCTTGAAAGAGGCCGAAGAGCGCGAGGCACCCGAGGCGGAGATCGAGCGCCTGGAGAACGAACTCGATCGCGTCCAGGAAGAACAGATGGAAGCGATGGCCGAGAACCTCGGCATGTTCAAAGATCAGTTCCGGATGATGGTCTGGGTCATGCTCTTCGTCATCCCGCTGTTCCTCTGGATGTACTGGAAACTCCACGGGAATCACGCCGACGCGCTCACCGGCGTCGAACAGCAGATGGTGATGCCGCTGGCCGGCGAGGTGACGCTCAGTTCGGGAATAATCGGTCCGATGCCCGGCTGGATCGTCTGGTACTTCCTGTGCTCGCTGGGCTTCTCCCAGTTGCTCCGGAAGGCGCTCAACATCAATCTGAGCCCGGATTCGAGCTGA
- the mch gene encoding methenyltetrahydromethanopterin cyclohydrolase has protein sequence MEKLNRMAIELVDEALEYAAELNVGATQLDSEATILDFGLEFDGGMEAGLLCTEIQTAGLATVRRQLGTIGTATIPYVELSTDQPALALLGSQKAGWELTAEDFEGLGSGPARALVAGEDIYQRIGYSEHFDLTALAVETDVEPTDAAAEQVAAFAGVEPSSVFLVAFPTASVVGSVTNAARAAEVATYQLCELGYDPLDIVSANGRAPVAPIAADERTGIARTTDALAYGGRAHLVVRESFDRFEEIPSTAGEEYESPFAEIYDEMEWSFEELPAGLFGPATVTVDVMGGETHTFGETDEELLIESFGL, from the coding sequence ATGGAGAAGCTAAATCGGATGGCGATCGAGCTGGTCGACGAGGCCCTCGAGTACGCCGCGGAGCTCAACGTCGGTGCGACCCAGCTCGATTCTGAGGCCACGATTCTGGACTTCGGACTCGAATTCGACGGCGGCATGGAAGCCGGACTCCTCTGTACGGAGATACAGACGGCCGGCCTGGCGACGGTTCGGCGCCAACTCGGAACCATCGGAACCGCGACCATTCCCTACGTCGAACTCTCGACGGATCAACCCGCGCTCGCGTTGCTCGGCTCGCAGAAGGCCGGCTGGGAACTGACGGCTGAGGACTTCGAAGGGCTCGGAAGCGGTCCCGCCCGCGCGCTCGTCGCCGGCGAGGATATCTACCAGCGAATCGGCTACAGCGAGCACTTCGATCTGACCGCGCTGGCCGTCGAGACCGACGTGGAACCGACCGACGCCGCGGCCGAACAGGTCGCCGCCTTCGCCGGAGTCGAACCCAGCAGCGTCTTTCTCGTCGCCTTTCCCACCGCGAGCGTCGTCGGCAGCGTGACCAACGCCGCCCGGGCCGCCGAGGTGGCGACCTACCAGCTCTGTGAACTCGGCTACGATCCACTCGACATCGTCTCGGCGAACGGCCGCGCGCCAGTCGCCCCGATCGCCGCCGACGAACGGACCGGAATCGCCCGAACGACCGATGCCCTCGCCTACGGCGGACGCGCCCACCTCGTCGTCCGCGAATCCTTCGACCGCTTCGAGGAGATTCCCTCGACCGCCGGCGAGGAGTACGAGAGCCCGTTCGCCGAGATCTACGACGAGATGGAGTGGTCGTTCGAGGAACTGCCGGCCGGGCTGTTCGGCCCCGCGACCGTGACGGTCGACGTGATGGGCGGCGAGACGCACACCTTCGGCGAGACCGACGAGGAGCTGCTAATCGAGTCGTTCGGGCTGTAG
- a CDS encoding NAD-dependent epimerase/dehydratase family protein, with translation MNLFVAGATGVLGRRLVDQLTDRGHDVVGLVRDDVGERAVRSRGGTPAYGDVLDREGLLDTVDDADVVIHAATAIPTANRPSADDWERNDRIRTEGTKNLWAAAEAADVDQFIFQSVVWLARQPDGEPFDEGSPPNPDRTTESALEAERFLENVARDSNIHTCVLRGGWFYAPDAAHTRQFGEGLLAGRLPIVGGGLLGRTDAALSIVHADDAAAAYAAAVEASLTGTYHVVDERPVTFADFIGLLADRLGASNPRRVPGWLARFVVGRDTVLLLTNSMPTSADRLRAVTDWTPTYPTYEDGIDAIVDDWFAEGTIEATDDGYAWVEDLSV, from the coding sequence ATGAACCTCTTCGTCGCCGGTGCCACCGGTGTTCTCGGGCGACGACTCGTGGATCAACTGACCGACCGCGGCCACGACGTGGTCGGCCTCGTCAGGGACGACGTCGGCGAGCGGGCGGTCCGTTCCCGGGGCGGGACGCCCGCGTACGGCGACGTCCTCGATCGGGAGGGGCTTCTCGACACCGTCGACGACGCCGATGTCGTGATCCACGCGGCGACGGCCATCCCGACGGCGAACAGGCCGTCTGCCGACGACTGGGAACGTAACGACCGTATCCGGACGGAGGGAACGAAGAATCTGTGGGCCGCCGCCGAAGCGGCAGATGTCGACCAGTTCATCTTCCAGAGCGTCGTCTGGCTCGCCCGACAGCCGGACGGCGAACCGTTCGACGAGGGGTCGCCGCCGAACCCGGATCGAACGACCGAGTCGGCCCTCGAAGCCGAGCGGTTTCTCGAGAACGTCGCCAGGGATTCCAACATCCACACCTGCGTGCTCCGCGGCGGCTGGTTCTACGCGCCCGACGCGGCCCACACCCGCCAGTTTGGCGAGGGACTCCTCGCTGGACGACTGCCGATCGTCGGCGGCGGCCTCCTCGGTCGGACGGACGCCGCGCTCTCGATCGTTCACGCCGACGACGCGGCTGCCGCGTACGCGGCGGCGGTCGAAGCGAGCCTGACGGGAACCTACCACGTCGTCGACGAGCGACCAGTGACGTTCGCCGACTTCATCGGGTTGCTCGCGGATCGACTCGGTGCGTCGAACCCGAGACGCGTGCCCGGGTGGCTCGCGCGATTCGTCGTCGGTCGGGACACCGTTCTCCTCCTCACGAACTCGATGCCGACGAGCGCCGATCGGCTTCGAGCTGTCACCGACTGGACGCCGACGTACCCGACCTACGAGGACGGTATCGATGCAATCGTCGACGACTGGTTCGCCGAGGGGACGATCGAGGCGACCGACGACGGCTACGCGTGGGTCGAGGACCTGTCGGTGTGA
- a CDS encoding methyltransferase, which produces MNAATRDLRLESHVERGPDVYRFRTVDGVVSPDAFRPAELALAEACWERTTDRLCVLEANYGVAGTLLASRAERVTMTETSARAARLCRQNATENGVDAAVQVVADVSTLEERFDVVVYAPKAYTPLDVGVQHLVSALATLSPGGLLFLAASKRSGLGRYRSALESRCADVERIARTGDVRVLRAERPDAVDFERHVTPTVLRPTVCDVDLELVTLPGTFAASELDLGTRLLLETVTPSLPTDGRVLDLCCGCGPIGAYVAAATNCDVWLTDECRLASWCAERTVERTPRENGTPRVVTADCLRGVDGRRFDIVLCNPPTHAGDGVLSSLFSGAADVLTPDGECWFVHHRSLDLSEHASVFDRVDRVATGREHVVFRAS; this is translated from the coding sequence GTGAACGCAGCCACCCGCGACCTCCGGCTCGAATCGCACGTCGAGCGTGGGCCCGACGTCTACCGATTTCGGACCGTCGACGGCGTCGTCTCGCCCGACGCGTTCCGGCCCGCGGAACTCGCCCTCGCCGAGGCGTGCTGGGAGCGGACGACCGACCGTCTCTGCGTGCTTGAGGCCAATTACGGCGTCGCCGGGACGCTCCTGGCGTCGCGGGCGGAGCGCGTCACCATGACCGAGACGAGCGCCCGCGCCGCGCGACTCTGCCGACAGAACGCGACCGAAAACGGCGTCGACGCCGCCGTCCAGGTGGTAGCCGACGTCTCTACACTGGAGGAGCGATTCGACGTCGTCGTCTACGCGCCGAAGGCCTACACGCCGCTCGACGTCGGCGTCCAGCACCTTGTGAGCGCGCTCGCGACGCTTTCCCCCGGCGGACTGCTGTTCCTCGCCGCGTCGAAGCGAAGCGGCCTCGGCCGGTACCGGTCCGCCCTCGAATCCCGCTGTGCGGACGTCGAGCGAATCGCTCGAACCGGGGACGTTCGCGTGCTTCGCGCGGAGCGACCCGACGCCGTCGATTTCGAGCGTCACGTCACGCCGACCGTCCTCCGGCCGACCGTCTGCGATGTCGACCTCGAACTCGTTACGCTTCCGGGGACGTTCGCCGCGTCGGAACTCGATCTCGGCACTCGTCTGTTGCTGGAGACGGTCACCCCGTCGCTTCCCACCGACGGCAGGGTCCTGGATCTGTGCTGTGGCTGTGGCCCGATCGGCGCCTACGTCGCCGCGGCGACCAACTGTGATGTCTGGCTCACCGACGAGTGTCGGCTGGCTTCCTGGTGTGCCGAACGTACGGTCGAGCGAACTCCCCGTGAGAACGGGACGCCGCGGGTCGTTACGGCGGACTGCCTTCGCGGCGTCGACGGACGGCGGTTCGATATCGTCCTCTGTAACCCGCCGACGCACGCCGGTGACGGCGTCCTGTCGTCGCTGTTCTCAGGAGCGGCCGACGTACTCACGCCGGACGGAGAGTGCTGGTTCGTTCACCACCGCAGTCTCGATCTGAGCGAACACGCGAGCGTCTTCGATCGAGTCGACCGCGTCGCGACGGGACGAGAGCACGTCGTTTTCCGGGCGAGCTGA
- a CDS encoding PQQ-binding-like beta-propeller repeat protein, translated as MSPDQSPRFTRRTALSMLGTVGAFAAAGCTAPGARTNETNTSAGSEPKETAPTEPPDDPPADYDDWPDPPCTDCTVDFSTPPAYDDDNWRMLGYDPGNSFVNPHADGPSDDPSVQWTFERNFLSMGASRFHHPLIVDGTVYTTQVIERLNRDQRGHWKFIAIDAATGEAETVFEANSSIWRPTIANGIVYAAIGREVHAYDLETGCVCWKSEEILGAPSAIRRVGDVVVATDSAFRRKLETWEPVPQLHVLHAETGDKLWEAQGDNNGWDIPRMPIIDNEVVNFPNTKRRLDPPTGEELEPLPVRARYPVQTNGAYYGLTDIDDETVLTTYDWETGDHRWTYNPEGENVRAGWPVVIGDTVVVSETKGLVSGVDRTTGERLWRIEPWTHFDGVDSFLGSMFRVATSDTVYIVHDGGAVTAVDPTDGTIEWQLKTDEMNWTATRGGCALAGDLLITVGEGGTLYAIS; from the coding sequence ATGTCCCCTGATCAGTCCCCTCGGTTCACCCGCCGAACAGCCCTCTCCATGCTCGGGACAGTTGGTGCGTTCGCCGCCGCCGGCTGTACCGCCCCGGGTGCTCGCACGAACGAAACTAACACCAGTGCAGGTAGTGAACCAAAGGAAACGGCTCCGACCGAACCTCCCGATGATCCGCCGGCCGACTACGACGACTGGCCGGATCCACCCTGTACGGATTGCACCGTCGACTTCTCGACACCGCCAGCGTACGATGACGACAACTGGCGGATGTTGGGCTACGACCCCGGGAACTCGTTCGTCAATCCGCACGCGGACGGACCGTCCGACGATCCCAGCGTGCAGTGGACGTTCGAACGCAACTTTCTATCGATGGGCGCATCGCGCTTTCACCACCCGTTGATCGTCGACGGAACCGTTTACACGACGCAAGTGATCGAACGGCTGAATCGAGACCAGCGCGGTCACTGGAAATTCATCGCCATCGATGCGGCGACCGGTGAGGCCGAGACGGTCTTCGAAGCGAATAGCTCGATATGGCGTCCAACGATCGCAAACGGGATCGTCTACGCGGCCATCGGCCGTGAGGTCCACGCATACGATCTGGAAACGGGGTGTGTCTGCTGGAAATCTGAGGAGATACTCGGCGCTCCGTCCGCGATTCGTCGGGTGGGCGACGTCGTCGTTGCGACTGATAGCGCCTTCCGACGAAAATTGGAAACGTGGGAACCGGTTCCACAATTACACGTCCTTCACGCAGAAACCGGAGACAAACTGTGGGAAGCCCAAGGCGACAATAACGGTTGGGACATCCCCAGAATGCCAATTATCGACAATGAAGTGGTTAATTTTCCCAATACAAAAAGACGGCTTGACCCCCCCACTGGTGAAGAATTGGAGCCACTACCAGTTCGAGCACGCTATCCAGTGCAAACCAATGGTGCGTACTACGGACTCACCGACATCGATGACGAAACTGTCCTCACTACGTACGACTGGGAGACAGGCGATCACCGGTGGACGTACAATCCGGAAGGAGAGAACGTGCGTGCTGGGTGGCCCGTCGTCATCGGTGACACCGTGGTCGTGAGTGAAACGAAAGGATTGGTTTCCGGCGTCGATCGAACGACGGGCGAGCGGCTCTGGCGAATCGAGCCGTGGACGCACTTCGACGGCGTCGATAGCTTTCTCGGGTCCATGTTCCGCGTCGCGACGAGCGACACCGTCTACATCGTTCACGACGGCGGCGCGGTGACCGCCGTCGATCCGACCGACGGTACCATCGAGTGGCAGTTGAAGACCGACGAGATGAACTGGACCGCGACTCGTGGAGGTTGCGCGCTGGCCGGTGATCTGCTGATCACCGTCGGCGAAGGTGGAACCCTGTACGCCATCTCCTGA
- a CDS encoding universal stress protein — MNESEEDSQHELLAHVLVPVAHEEDALKTANALAPYNPNRVTALHVVEKAGGAPDKTPVEQSEEVAAEAYAAVRTIFSDAQTQTAYARDIVGAIFETADEVGASAIAFRSRGGNRIMHFLSGDLSLKLVTEADRPVIALPHIESEE, encoded by the coding sequence ATGAATGAGTCAGAAGAGGACTCACAGCACGAGTTACTTGCCCACGTTCTCGTTCCGGTCGCACATGAAGAGGATGCGCTGAAGACAGCGAACGCACTTGCACCCTATAATCCGAATCGAGTGACAGCCCTTCACGTCGTCGAAAAAGCCGGTGGCGCACCCGACAAAACGCCTGTTGAACAATCCGAGGAGGTAGCCGCGGAAGCGTACGCGGCCGTTCGCACGATCTTTTCTGATGCTCAAACGCAGACAGCATACGCGAGGGATATTGTTGGGGCCATCTTCGAGACAGCTGACGAAGTCGGTGCCAGCGCAATCGCCTTTCGATCCCGAGGAGGTAATCGGATCATGCACTTTCTCTCTGGCGACTTGTCATTAAAACTCGTCACCGAAGCTGATCGGCCCGTCATTGCACTTCCCCACATCGAATCTGAGGAGTGA